In Poecilia reticulata strain Guanapo linkage group LG1, Guppy_female_1.0+MT, whole genome shotgun sequence, one genomic interval encodes:
- the esf1 gene encoding ESF1 homolog isoform X1, with the protein MFLLLINGPKGGAVLSPNMSSRKKQGDDERFCRVQKDPRFWEMPEKERKVKIDKRFQSMFHDRRFQTKQTVDKRGRPVQLSTAADLRRFYQLEEEDEEEGEEEEEDEEDEEEEDKQEEDEEEDKQEEEVPVQGQKKQRLGRGSRAAEKDDEEVEHQSGDDDDDDDDESGLDSEDDSGPDLARGKGNMETSSDEDEDDDDVDDILRKEEEQIEHDWGELCRDAPRSEQVSARLAVCNMDWDRLKAKDLLALFSSFVPKGGAVLSVKIFPSEFGKERRKVEETQGPPELKALPDDSENETEEDRVYKEKLRDYQFKRLKYFYAVVECDSVETAAKIYEECDGFEYESSCSVLDLRFVPDDVTFDEEPRDVATDVNLMAYTPKMFTSAAVASSKVQLTWDETDHERVTALNRKFTKQELLDLDFKAYLASSSEEDEDEEQEEAGGEEPIGEELEEKQKRKRSEEQMSKYRELLKSIQSKEKRQQGDMEMEISWVPGLKETTERLVKKKLEAKDQLTPWEEFLQKKKEKKKQKKNERKQGAEEELSDDELPPDVDLSDPFFSDELEASDMKKKQKKKKQEEEQITAEEEEERQKQKAQMALLMEDDDDEAKHKHFNYDKIVEQQNLSRRKRKKLLRKGEAPLEDDGFQVDVSDPRFQAVFTSHLFNLDPSHPGFRNTRATRSILEEKQRRRHRATEPGRQEGAEPGRQEGAEPGRQEGAEPGGRQEAAGTERDSDSKAAMDPSLSLLVKSIKSKTERFQARKKRRVT; encoded by the exons ATGTTTCTGCTGCTCATAAACGGGCCCAAAG GTGGCGCTGTGCTCTCCCCCAACATGTCGTCCAGGAAGAAGCAGGGCGACGATGAGCGGTTCTGCCGGGTCCAGAAGGACCCCAGGTTCTGGGAAATGCCAGAGAAAGAACGCAAAGTCAAGATCGACAAACGTTTCCAGTCCATGTTCCACGACCGGCGCTTCCAGACGAAGCAGACGGTGGACAAGAGAGGACGACCCGTCCAGCTGTCCACTGCCGCCGACCTGAGGCGCTTCTaccagctggaggaggaggatgaagaggagggtgaagaggaggaggaggatgaagaggatgaagaggaggaggataaacaggaggaggatgaagaggaggataaacaggaggaggaggttcCTGTCCAGGGACAGAAGAAGCAGCGTCTTGGACgaggaagcagagcagcagaaaaag ATGATGAAGAGGTGGAGCATCAGTcaggagatgatgatgatgatgatgatgatgagtcTGGTCTGGACTCTGAGGATGACAGCGGACCGGATCTGGccagaggaaaaggaaacatgGAGACCAGCTCTGATGAAGacgaggatgatgatgatgtggaCGACATCctgaggaaggaggaagagcagATCGAACACGACTGGGGGGAGCTCTGCAGAGACGCTCCGCGGAGCGAGCAG GTTTCTGCTCGGCTCGCCGTCTGTAACATGGACTGGGATCGCCTGAAGGCCAAAGATCTGCTGGCTCTGTTCAGCTCCTTCGTGCCTAAAGGGGGCGCTGTGCTGTCTGTGAAG ATTTTCCCGTCAGAGTTTGGGAAGGAGAGGCGGAAGGTGGAGGAGACGCAGGGACCGCCGGAGCTGAAGGCGTTGCCGGACGATTCGGAGAACGAGACGGAGGAAGACAG GGTCTACAAAGAGAAGCTGCGGGATTATCAGTTCAAGCGTCTCAAGTATTTCTATGCCGTGGTGGAATGCGACTCTGTGGAGACGGCGGCGAAGATCTACGAGGAATGCGACGGCTTCGAATACGAGAGCAGCTGCTCGGTTCTGGACCTCCG TTTTGTTCCTGACGACGTGACATTTGACGAGGAGCCCAGAGACGTGGCGACGGACGTCAACCTGATGGCGTACACGCCCAAGATGTTCACCTCGGCTGCTGTCGCCTCCTCCAAG GTGCAGCTGACGTGGGACGAGACGGACCACGAGCGCGTGACGGCTCTGAACAGGAAGTTCACCAAACAGGAGCTGCTGGACCTGGACTTTAAGGCCTACCTGGCCTCCTCCAGTGAGGAAGACGAAGAcgaagagcaggaggaggcagGTGGAG AAGAGCCGATTggagaggagctggaggagaagcagaagaggaagaggagcgaggAGCAGATGAGTAAATACCGGGAGCTGCTGAAGAGCATCCAGAGCAAAGAGAAGAGGCAGCAGGGGGACATGGAGATGGAGATCAGCTGGGTTCCAG GTCTGAAGGAAACGACGGAGCGGCTGGtgaagaagaagctggaggCCAAGGACCAGCTGACGCCCTGGGAGGAGtttctgcagaagaagaaggagaagaagaagcagaagaaaaatgaaagaaagcag GGAGCCGAAGAAGAACTCAGTGACGATGAGCTTCCTCCTGATGTCGACCTCAGCGACCCGTTCTTCTCAGACGAGCTCGAAGCATCAG acatgaagaagaaacagaagaagaagaaacaggaggAAGAGCAGATTACGgccgaggaggaagaggagcggcaGAAACAGAAG GCCCAGATGGCTCTGCTGATGGAGGATGACGATGATGAagccaaacacaaacacttcaaCTACGACAAGATCGTAGAGCAGCAGAACctgagcaggaggaagaggaagaagctgCTGAGGAAGGGCGAAGCGCCGCTGGAGGACGACGGCTTCCAG GTGGACGTCTCTGACCCGCGCTTCCAGGCCGTCTTCACCTCCCACCTGTTCAACCTGGACCCGTCCCACCCCGGCTTCAGGAACACCAGAGCCACGCGGAGCATCCTGGAGGAGAAGCAGCGCCGCCGCCACCGCGCCACGGAGCCTGGCAGAcaggagggggcggagcctggcAGAcaggagggggcggagcctggcAGGcaggagggggcggagcctggcGGCAGACAGGAAGCAGCCGGAACTGAACGGGATTCGGACTCGAAGGCGGCGATGGATCCGAGTCTGTCGCTGCTCGTTAAATCCATTAAGAGCAAAACGGAGCGATTCCAGGCCCGGAAAAAACGGAGGGTGACCTAA
- the esf1 gene encoding ESF1 homolog isoform X2: MSSRKKQGDDERFCRVQKDPRFWEMPEKERKVKIDKRFQSMFHDRRFQTKQTVDKRGRPVQLSTAADLRRFYQLEEEDEEEGEEEEEDEEDEEEEDKQEEDEEEDKQEEEVPVQGQKKQRLGRGSRAAEKDDEEVEHQSGDDDDDDDDESGLDSEDDSGPDLARGKGNMETSSDEDEDDDDVDDILRKEEEQIEHDWGELCRDAPRSEQVSARLAVCNMDWDRLKAKDLLALFSSFVPKGGAVLSVKIFPSEFGKERRKVEETQGPPELKALPDDSENETEEDRVYKEKLRDYQFKRLKYFYAVVECDSVETAAKIYEECDGFEYESSCSVLDLRFVPDDVTFDEEPRDVATDVNLMAYTPKMFTSAAVASSKVQLTWDETDHERVTALNRKFTKQELLDLDFKAYLASSSEEDEDEEQEEAGGEEPIGEELEEKQKRKRSEEQMSKYRELLKSIQSKEKRQQGDMEMEISWVPGLKETTERLVKKKLEAKDQLTPWEEFLQKKKEKKKQKKNERKQGAEEELSDDELPPDVDLSDPFFSDELEASDMKKKQKKKKQEEEQITAEEEEERQKQKAQMALLMEDDDDEAKHKHFNYDKIVEQQNLSRRKRKKLLRKGEAPLEDDGFQVDVSDPRFQAVFTSHLFNLDPSHPGFRNTRATRSILEEKQRRRHRATEPGRQEGAEPGRQEGAEPGRQEGAEPGGRQEAAGTERDSDSKAAMDPSLSLLVKSIKSKTERFQARKKRRVT; this comes from the exons ATGTCGTCCAGGAAGAAGCAGGGCGACGATGAGCGGTTCTGCCGGGTCCAGAAGGACCCCAGGTTCTGGGAAATGCCAGAGAAAGAACGCAAAGTCAAGATCGACAAACGTTTCCAGTCCATGTTCCACGACCGGCGCTTCCAGACGAAGCAGACGGTGGACAAGAGAGGACGACCCGTCCAGCTGTCCACTGCCGCCGACCTGAGGCGCTTCTaccagctggaggaggaggatgaagaggagggtgaagaggaggaggaggatgaagaggatgaagaggaggaggataaacaggaggaggatgaagaggaggataaacaggaggaggaggttcCTGTCCAGGGACAGAAGAAGCAGCGTCTTGGACgaggaagcagagcagcagaaaaag ATGATGAAGAGGTGGAGCATCAGTcaggagatgatgatgatgatgatgatgatgagtcTGGTCTGGACTCTGAGGATGACAGCGGACCGGATCTGGccagaggaaaaggaaacatgGAGACCAGCTCTGATGAAGacgaggatgatgatgatgtggaCGACATCctgaggaaggaggaagagcagATCGAACACGACTGGGGGGAGCTCTGCAGAGACGCTCCGCGGAGCGAGCAG GTTTCTGCTCGGCTCGCCGTCTGTAACATGGACTGGGATCGCCTGAAGGCCAAAGATCTGCTGGCTCTGTTCAGCTCCTTCGTGCCTAAAGGGGGCGCTGTGCTGTCTGTGAAG ATTTTCCCGTCAGAGTTTGGGAAGGAGAGGCGGAAGGTGGAGGAGACGCAGGGACCGCCGGAGCTGAAGGCGTTGCCGGACGATTCGGAGAACGAGACGGAGGAAGACAG GGTCTACAAAGAGAAGCTGCGGGATTATCAGTTCAAGCGTCTCAAGTATTTCTATGCCGTGGTGGAATGCGACTCTGTGGAGACGGCGGCGAAGATCTACGAGGAATGCGACGGCTTCGAATACGAGAGCAGCTGCTCGGTTCTGGACCTCCG TTTTGTTCCTGACGACGTGACATTTGACGAGGAGCCCAGAGACGTGGCGACGGACGTCAACCTGATGGCGTACACGCCCAAGATGTTCACCTCGGCTGCTGTCGCCTCCTCCAAG GTGCAGCTGACGTGGGACGAGACGGACCACGAGCGCGTGACGGCTCTGAACAGGAAGTTCACCAAACAGGAGCTGCTGGACCTGGACTTTAAGGCCTACCTGGCCTCCTCCAGTGAGGAAGACGAAGAcgaagagcaggaggaggcagGTGGAG AAGAGCCGATTggagaggagctggaggagaagcagaagaggaagaggagcgaggAGCAGATGAGTAAATACCGGGAGCTGCTGAAGAGCATCCAGAGCAAAGAGAAGAGGCAGCAGGGGGACATGGAGATGGAGATCAGCTGGGTTCCAG GTCTGAAGGAAACGACGGAGCGGCTGGtgaagaagaagctggaggCCAAGGACCAGCTGACGCCCTGGGAGGAGtttctgcagaagaagaaggagaagaagaagcagaagaaaaatgaaagaaagcag GGAGCCGAAGAAGAACTCAGTGACGATGAGCTTCCTCCTGATGTCGACCTCAGCGACCCGTTCTTCTCAGACGAGCTCGAAGCATCAG acatgaagaagaaacagaagaagaagaaacaggaggAAGAGCAGATTACGgccgaggaggaagaggagcggcaGAAACAGAAG GCCCAGATGGCTCTGCTGATGGAGGATGACGATGATGAagccaaacacaaacacttcaaCTACGACAAGATCGTAGAGCAGCAGAACctgagcaggaggaagaggaagaagctgCTGAGGAAGGGCGAAGCGCCGCTGGAGGACGACGGCTTCCAG GTGGACGTCTCTGACCCGCGCTTCCAGGCCGTCTTCACCTCCCACCTGTTCAACCTGGACCCGTCCCACCCCGGCTTCAGGAACACCAGAGCCACGCGGAGCATCCTGGAGGAGAAGCAGCGCCGCCGCCACCGCGCCACGGAGCCTGGCAGAcaggagggggcggagcctggcAGAcaggagggggcggagcctggcAGGcaggagggggcggagcctggcGGCAGACAGGAAGCAGCCGGAACTGAACGGGATTCGGACTCGAAGGCGGCGATGGATCCGAGTCTGTCGCTGCTCGTTAAATCCATTAAGAGCAAAACGGAGCGATTCCAGGCCCGGAAAAAACGGAGGGTGACCTAA
- the ndufaf5 gene encoding arginine-hydroxylase NDUFAF5, mitochondrial isoform X2, producing the protein MSCRGVQKLLQGAGSGPAGWTRTPCCCRLRYGPCRARSGPGSGSGPGSGSGSMNVFNREMKRRQKNWAAVLQDGHQYDYLREEVKLGFGSVRFGIQVGSRVADRVYDVARSFPLVLDLGGGKSYIAEHLSKEVVQRLVLTDVSQQALKLGRRSDIPTRSVVADEEFLPFRENSFHLVVSSLSLHWINDLPRVLSEIHRVLKPDGVFIGAMAGGDTLYELRCSLQLAQSEREGGFSPHVSPYTAVTDLGNLLGRARFNMLTVDVDDVQVHYPGIMELMTDLQGMGESNCAWNRRSMLHRDTMLAAAAVYKEMYGNPDGSVPATFQILYMIGWKPHESQAKPARRGSATVSFRDLAKVSRPDGADQS; encoded by the exons ATGAGCTGCCGAGGGGTCCAGAAGCTCCTGCAGGGAGCCGGTTCTGGTCCGGCAGGGTGGACCCGGACcccctgctgctgcaggctcAGATATGGACCCTGCAGGGCCCGGTCCGGACCCGGTTCTGGATCCGGACCCGGATCTGGGTCAGGCAGCATGAATGTGTTCAACagggagatgaagaggaggcagaAGAACTGGGCCGCGGTTCTGCAGGACGGACACCAGTACGACTACCTGAGAGAAGAGGTGAAACTggggttcggttcggttcggttcggtatTCAG GTTGGCAGTCGAGTGGCTGATCGGGTTTATGATGTCGCCAG GTCGTTTCccctggttctggacctggGAGGAGGAAAAAGTTACATAGCAGAACATCTGAGcaag GAAGTGGTTCAGCGTTTGGTTCTGACTGACGTCTCCCAGCAGGCTCTG AAGCTGGGCCGGCGGTCGGACATTCCCACCCGGAGCGTTGTGGCTGATGAGGAGTTCCTGCCGTTCAGGGAGAACAGCTTCCACCTGGTGGTCAGCAGCCTCAG CCTCCACTGGATCAACGACCTTCCCAGGGTGCTCAGCGAG ATCCATCGGGTCCTGAAGCCGGACGGCGTCTTCATCGGCGCCATGGCGGGCGGCGACACGCTGTACGAGCTGCGCTGCTCGCTGCAGCTGGCCCAGTCGGAGCGGGAGGGCGGCTTCTCGCCCCACGTCTCCCCCTACACCGCCGTCACCGACCTGGGGAACCTGCTGGGCCGGGCCCGCTTCAACATGCTCACCGTg GACGTCGATGATGTTCAGGTTCATTATCCAGGAATCATGGAGCTCATGACGGACCTGCAAG GCATGGGGGAGAGTAACTGCGCGTGGAACAGGCGCTCCATGCTGCACCGCGACACCATGCTAGCAGCTGCAGCCGTCTACAAAG AGATGTACGGAAACCCGGACGGGTCAGTTCCCGCCACCTTCCAGATCCTCTACATGATTGGCTGGAAGCCTCACGAGTCCCAG GCCAAGCCGGCCCGCCGCGGCTCCGCCACCGTGTCCTTCAGAGATCTGGCCAAGGTCAGCCGACCCGACGGCGCCGACCAGTCCTAG
- the ndufaf5 gene encoding arginine-hydroxylase NDUFAF5, mitochondrial isoform X1 has protein sequence MSCRGVQKLLQGAGSGPAGWTRTPCCCRLRYGPCRARSGPGSGSGPGSGSGSMNVFNREMKRRQKNWAAVLQDGHQYDYLREEVKLGFGSVRFGIQVGSRVADRVYDVARSFPLVLDLGGGKSYIAEHLSKEVVQRLVLTDVSQQALKLGRRSDIPTRSVVADEEFLPFRENSFHLVVSSLSLHWINDLPRVLSEQIHRVLKPDGVFIGAMAGGDTLYELRCSLQLAQSEREGGFSPHVSPYTAVTDLGNLLGRARFNMLTVDVDDVQVHYPGIMELMTDLQGMGESNCAWNRRSMLHRDTMLAAAAVYKEMYGNPDGSVPATFQILYMIGWKPHESQAKPARRGSATVSFRDLAKVSRPDGADQS, from the exons ATGAGCTGCCGAGGGGTCCAGAAGCTCCTGCAGGGAGCCGGTTCTGGTCCGGCAGGGTGGACCCGGACcccctgctgctgcaggctcAGATATGGACCCTGCAGGGCCCGGTCCGGACCCGGTTCTGGATCCGGACCCGGATCTGGGTCAGGCAGCATGAATGTGTTCAACagggagatgaagaggaggcagaAGAACTGGGCCGCGGTTCTGCAGGACGGACACCAGTACGACTACCTGAGAGAAGAGGTGAAACTggggttcggttcggttcggttcggtatTCAG GTTGGCAGTCGAGTGGCTGATCGGGTTTATGATGTCGCCAG GTCGTTTCccctggttctggacctggGAGGAGGAAAAAGTTACATAGCAGAACATCTGAGcaag GAAGTGGTTCAGCGTTTGGTTCTGACTGACGTCTCCCAGCAGGCTCTG AAGCTGGGCCGGCGGTCGGACATTCCCACCCGGAGCGTTGTGGCTGATGAGGAGTTCCTGCCGTTCAGGGAGAACAGCTTCCACCTGGTGGTCAGCAGCCTCAG CCTCCACTGGATCAACGACCTTCCCAGGGTGCTCAGCGAG CAGATCCATCGGGTCCTGAAGCCGGACGGCGTCTTCATCGGCGCCATGGCGGGCGGCGACACGCTGTACGAGCTGCGCTGCTCGCTGCAGCTGGCCCAGTCGGAGCGGGAGGGCGGCTTCTCGCCCCACGTCTCCCCCTACACCGCCGTCACCGACCTGGGGAACCTGCTGGGCCGGGCCCGCTTCAACATGCTCACCGTg GACGTCGATGATGTTCAGGTTCATTATCCAGGAATCATGGAGCTCATGACGGACCTGCAAG GCATGGGGGAGAGTAACTGCGCGTGGAACAGGCGCTCCATGCTGCACCGCGACACCATGCTAGCAGCTGCAGCCGTCTACAAAG AGATGTACGGAAACCCGGACGGGTCAGTTCCCGCCACCTTCCAGATCCTCTACATGATTGGCTGGAAGCCTCACGAGTCCCAG GCCAAGCCGGCCCGCCGCGGCTCCGCCACCGTGTCCTTCAGAGATCTGGCCAAGGTCAGCCGACCCGACGGCGCCGACCAGTCCTAG
- the ndufaf5 gene encoding arginine-hydroxylase NDUFAF5, mitochondrial isoform X3 encodes MSCRGVQKLLQGAGSGPAGWTRTPCCCRLRYGPCRARSGPGSGSGPGSGSGSMNVFNREMKRRQKNWAAVLQDGHQYDYLREEVGSRVADRVYDVARSFPLVLDLGGGKSYIAEHLSKEVVQRLVLTDVSQQALKLGRRSDIPTRSVVADEEFLPFRENSFHLVVSSLSLHWINDLPRVLSEQIHRVLKPDGVFIGAMAGGDTLYELRCSLQLAQSEREGGFSPHVSPYTAVTDLGNLLGRARFNMLTVDVDDVQVHYPGIMELMTDLQGMGESNCAWNRRSMLHRDTMLAAAAVYKEMYGNPDGSVPATFQILYMIGWKPHESQAKPARRGSATVSFRDLAKVSRPDGADQS; translated from the exons ATGAGCTGCCGAGGGGTCCAGAAGCTCCTGCAGGGAGCCGGTTCTGGTCCGGCAGGGTGGACCCGGACcccctgctgctgcaggctcAGATATGGACCCTGCAGGGCCCGGTCCGGACCCGGTTCTGGATCCGGACCCGGATCTGGGTCAGGCAGCATGAATGTGTTCAACagggagatgaagaggaggcagaAGAACTGGGCCGCGGTTCTGCAGGACGGACACCAGTACGACTACCTGAGAGAAGAG GTTGGCAGTCGAGTGGCTGATCGGGTTTATGATGTCGCCAG GTCGTTTCccctggttctggacctggGAGGAGGAAAAAGTTACATAGCAGAACATCTGAGcaag GAAGTGGTTCAGCGTTTGGTTCTGACTGACGTCTCCCAGCAGGCTCTG AAGCTGGGCCGGCGGTCGGACATTCCCACCCGGAGCGTTGTGGCTGATGAGGAGTTCCTGCCGTTCAGGGAGAACAGCTTCCACCTGGTGGTCAGCAGCCTCAG CCTCCACTGGATCAACGACCTTCCCAGGGTGCTCAGCGAG CAGATCCATCGGGTCCTGAAGCCGGACGGCGTCTTCATCGGCGCCATGGCGGGCGGCGACACGCTGTACGAGCTGCGCTGCTCGCTGCAGCTGGCCCAGTCGGAGCGGGAGGGCGGCTTCTCGCCCCACGTCTCCCCCTACACCGCCGTCACCGACCTGGGGAACCTGCTGGGCCGGGCCCGCTTCAACATGCTCACCGTg GACGTCGATGATGTTCAGGTTCATTATCCAGGAATCATGGAGCTCATGACGGACCTGCAAG GCATGGGGGAGAGTAACTGCGCGTGGAACAGGCGCTCCATGCTGCACCGCGACACCATGCTAGCAGCTGCAGCCGTCTACAAAG AGATGTACGGAAACCCGGACGGGTCAGTTCCCGCCACCTTCCAGATCCTCTACATGATTGGCTGGAAGCCTCACGAGTCCCAG GCCAAGCCGGCCCGCCGCGGCTCCGCCACCGTGTCCTTCAGAGATCTGGCCAAGGTCAGCCGACCCGACGGCGCCGACCAGTCCTAG
- the ndufaf5 gene encoding arginine-hydroxylase NDUFAF5, mitochondrial isoform X4 — protein sequence MSCRGVQKLLQGAGSGPAGWTRTPCCCRLRYGPCRARSGPGSGSGPGSGSGSMNVFNREMKRRQKNWAAVLQDGHQYDYLREEVGSRVADRVYDVARSFPLVLDLGGGKSYIAEHLSKEVVQRLVLTDVSQQALKLGRRSDIPTRSVVADEEFLPFRENSFHLVVSSLSLHWINDLPRVLSEIHRVLKPDGVFIGAMAGGDTLYELRCSLQLAQSEREGGFSPHVSPYTAVTDLGNLLGRARFNMLTVDVDDVQVHYPGIMELMTDLQGMGESNCAWNRRSMLHRDTMLAAAAVYKEMYGNPDGSVPATFQILYMIGWKPHESQAKPARRGSATVSFRDLAKVSRPDGADQS from the exons ATGAGCTGCCGAGGGGTCCAGAAGCTCCTGCAGGGAGCCGGTTCTGGTCCGGCAGGGTGGACCCGGACcccctgctgctgcaggctcAGATATGGACCCTGCAGGGCCCGGTCCGGACCCGGTTCTGGATCCGGACCCGGATCTGGGTCAGGCAGCATGAATGTGTTCAACagggagatgaagaggaggcagaAGAACTGGGCCGCGGTTCTGCAGGACGGACACCAGTACGACTACCTGAGAGAAGAG GTTGGCAGTCGAGTGGCTGATCGGGTTTATGATGTCGCCAG GTCGTTTCccctggttctggacctggGAGGAGGAAAAAGTTACATAGCAGAACATCTGAGcaag GAAGTGGTTCAGCGTTTGGTTCTGACTGACGTCTCCCAGCAGGCTCTG AAGCTGGGCCGGCGGTCGGACATTCCCACCCGGAGCGTTGTGGCTGATGAGGAGTTCCTGCCGTTCAGGGAGAACAGCTTCCACCTGGTGGTCAGCAGCCTCAG CCTCCACTGGATCAACGACCTTCCCAGGGTGCTCAGCGAG ATCCATCGGGTCCTGAAGCCGGACGGCGTCTTCATCGGCGCCATGGCGGGCGGCGACACGCTGTACGAGCTGCGCTGCTCGCTGCAGCTGGCCCAGTCGGAGCGGGAGGGCGGCTTCTCGCCCCACGTCTCCCCCTACACCGCCGTCACCGACCTGGGGAACCTGCTGGGCCGGGCCCGCTTCAACATGCTCACCGTg GACGTCGATGATGTTCAGGTTCATTATCCAGGAATCATGGAGCTCATGACGGACCTGCAAG GCATGGGGGAGAGTAACTGCGCGTGGAACAGGCGCTCCATGCTGCACCGCGACACCATGCTAGCAGCTGCAGCCGTCTACAAAG AGATGTACGGAAACCCGGACGGGTCAGTTCCCGCCACCTTCCAGATCCTCTACATGATTGGCTGGAAGCCTCACGAGTCCCAG GCCAAGCCGGCCCGCCGCGGCTCCGCCACCGTGTCCTTCAGAGATCTGGCCAAGGTCAGCCGACCCGACGGCGCCGACCAGTCCTAG